A DNA window from Pongo abelii isolate AG06213 chromosome 2, NHGRI_mPonAbe1-v2.0_pri, whole genome shotgun sequence contains the following coding sequences:
- the LOC112131255 gene encoding uncharacterized protein LOC112131255, translated as MASSSCSPSRPLASPEPGFCLVTLSGPQFSISRGERSIQMPHPPARPSLLLLTRCHILLSGPASFSSPDVTSSCPARPPSPHRIPHPPVRPGLLLLSRCHILLPGLLLLTRCHILLPGPASFSSPDATSSCPARPPSSHQLSICFWEDSTLDTHVKEDAHVQMWKPALQAGIQTQGMRPTHATSSYRHPRGAGPPRGTGGPGGLGI; from the exons GTTTTGTTTGGTGACGCTTTCAGGACCACAGTTTTCCATCTCTAGAGGAGAAAGAAGCATCCAG ATGCCACATCCTCCTGCCCGGCCCAGCCTCCTTCTCCTCACCAGATGCCACATCCTCCTGTCCGGCCCGGCCTCCTTCTCCTCACCAGATGTCACATCCTCCTGCCCGGCCCGGCCTCCTTCTCCTCACCGGATACCACATCCTCCTGTCCGGCCCGGCCTCCTTCTCCTCAGCAGATGCCACATCCTCCTGCCCGGCCTCCTTCTCCTCACCAGATGCCACATCCTCCTGCCCGGCCCGGCCTCCTTCTCCTCACCAGATGCCACATCCTCCTGCCCGGCCCGGCCTCCTTCTTCTCACCAG ctcagcatttgcttctgggaGGACTCAACCCTAGACACTCACGTAAAAGAGGATGCCCATGTACAGATGTGGAAGCCGGCCCTCCAAGCTGGGATTCAGACCCAG GGCATGAGGCCTACGCACGCAACATCTTCTTACCGGCATCCCCGTGGAGCAGGGCCACCCCGGGGCACAGGAGGGCCTGGAGGTCTAGGGATCTAA